From Salvia splendens isolate huo1 chromosome 3, SspV2, whole genome shotgun sequence, a single genomic window includes:
- the LOC121794695 gene encoding BAG family molecular chaperone regulator 3-like: MMRMRTKNETLPPDFNGGRGAEKEWEMRPGGMLVQKRTDGGEESRVPPPPNIRVRVKYGSLYHEIRISSQSTFGELKKMLSAPTGLHHQDQKLFYKDKERNSTAYLDSAGVKDKSKLVLEEDAISKEKRFLEMRKNAKMEKVAKTLSDISLEVDRLASQVSSLETVISKGGKVVDKDLVNLIELLMNQLLKLDGVVADGDVKLQRKMQVRRIQKLVEKLDAMKLKNSMPGNQVPSQKHSNGTDVPSSPGQHQARHSMGESLIDCDSPKLQDEHQPSRSSGSGTSVVITTQWETFDSTSNPFLGGSWTSSTTEKGNIRPAFSWNLL; the protein is encoded by the exons ATGATGCGGATGAGGACTAAGAATGAAACTTTACCACCCGATTTTAACGGCGGCAGAGGCGCGGAGAAAGAGTGGGAGATGAGGCCCGGCGGAATGCTGGTCCAGAAGCGTACCGACGGCGGAGAAGAGAGCCGAGTGCCGCCGCCGCCCAACATTCGAGTCCGCGTCAAATACGGTTCACTTTATCATGAAATCCGCATCAGCTCTCAATCAACCTTCG GGGAATTGAAGAAGATGCTGTCGGCGCCCACGGGGCTACACCACCAGGATCAGAAGCTGTTTTACAAGGATAAAGAGAGGAATTCGACTGCGTATCTAGACAGTGCCGGAGTGAAAGACAAGTCTAAATTGGTGTTGGAAGAGGACGCCATTAGCAAGGAGAAACGCTTCCTAGAAATGAGGAAGAATGCTAAAATGGAGAAGGTTGCAAAAACGCTGTCAGATATCAGCTTGGAGGTTGATAGGCTGGCTTCGCAG GTATCTTCTCTTGAAACTGTGATTTCTAAAGGCGGGAAAGTGGTGGACAAGGATTTAGTGAACCTCATTGAGCTGTTGATGAATCAATTGCTCAAATTGGATGGCGTCGTTGCTGACGGCGATGTCAAATTACAGAGGAAAATGCAG GTGAGAAGAATACAGAAGCTTGTGGAGAAACTTGATGCGATGAAACTCAAGAATTCGATGCCTGGAAACCAAGTTCCATCGCAGAAGCACTCGAATGGTACTGATGTGCCTTCTTCACCAGGTCAGCATCAAGCCCGGCATTCCATGGGGGAGTCTTTGATCGACTGTGATTCACCAAAGCTGCAGGATGAACATCAACCTTCAAGGAGCTCGGGCTCGGGCACTTCTGTGGTGATCACAACACAATGGGAGACTTTTGATTCTACTTCGAATCCATTTTTAGGTGGCTCTTGGACCTCCAGTACAACAGAAAAAGGCAACATTCGTCCAGCTTTCAGTTGGAACTTGCTGTGA